In a single window of the Pseudochaenichthys georgianus chromosome 16, fPseGeo1.2, whole genome shotgun sequence genome:
- the LOC117461343 gene encoding ataxin-1-like yields the protein MKSNQERSNGCLPPKKREILALEQRPVVVAAPPAAVMADSPHTENLAWLASVASERCRSRDAESPRCTISSTSSSSPATSIYSSAAPLSAMPLTSLPAVYPTAMPQQAGTIQFAQLGPNVQFISSGPYAGYISSHIISANASSAHNSSTLGQRSHLDGYTTALISPNNKGEQQFQIGLSPTELTPVSLPGSPQVTSQYIHLDSRTPLTVSGNTMSSQTAHLQLHPHTTVLPQTLTLAPSQLLVQYADGSIGKRPEGHGKGLLNGELEVIKQTKTHSHHLNHHQVHSYEARHILLPADYGHNHGGLQTSLVLVAQPNHGIDRDCGTNKISFVQTEKGGIILGKPVSRSSSFTSLSSSDLVKSVAPHTVIQTTLSHEEMPANLYSSTQPPIIGYITSANQHGVSYHAALPQHLVIPSGQSLLIPVSGTNNGTEIEVSRTVTATSTPQISTAMPHAYLATALSKCEALGPDGNQQPPAVAPAPPMPVLPSHPAPVVVSTPSPTPASVPSPTHVSIQASHSVSPPSSPVALPPFFMRGSIIQLADGELKRVEDLKTEDFIQSAEISSELKIDSSTVERIDNGQSPNAVVIQFSVGELKAQVCVEVLLEYPFFVFGQGWSSCCPDRTTQLFELSCAKLCVGDVCVSLTLRGLRTTSLTEGQALGTKLKTGPPSESCHNAEATVRNSMSPNAAGRNSGLLMKASSADRLEREQGPGPGEGVYGAGPMLAVSGNGEERQESVKTDTPALTKTQCGEQERPTSRKRRWSAPERDQTERAEEEPPLTLPKPSFIPHEVKISIEGHSSTGIERRLSKRIDC from the exons ATGAAATCCAATCAAGAGCGCAGTAATGGATGCCTGCCACCAAAGAAGCGTGAGATCCTGGCTCTGGAGCAGAGGCCGGTGGTGGTGGCTGCCCCTCCAGCTGCGGTGATGGCCGACAGTCCCCACACCGAGAACCTAGCTTGGCTGGCAAGTGTAGCCAGTGAACGCTGCAGGTCCAGGGACGCAGAGAGCCCGAGATGTACGATTTCCTCAacttcctcctcttctcctgcCACTTCTATCTATTCCTCGGCCGCTCCTCTGTCTGCAATGCCCCTCACCTCTCTGCCGGCAGTTTACCCCACCGCCATGCCCCAGCAGGCCGGGACTATCCAGTTCGCTCAGCTGGGACCCAACGTTCAGTTCATCAGCTCCGGACCCTACGCCGGCTACATCTCCTCTCACATCATCTCAGCCAATGCTAGCTCTGCACATAACAGCTCTACCTTAGGACAGCGTTCCCATCTCGATGGTTACACCACTGCTCTCATCTCCCCCAACAACAAAGGGGAGCAGCAGTTTCAAATAGGCCTTTCTCCCACAGAACTGACTCCGGTGTCACTTCCGGGCTCTCCCCAGGTCACCAGCCAGTACATTCATCTGGACAGCAGAACACCTCTGACTGTCAGCGGAAACACGATGTCTTCACAGACCGCCCACCTCCAGCTCCACCCTCACACAACCGTCCTCCCTCAAACGCTCACCCTGGCTCCCTCTCAGCTCTTGGTTCAGTATGCAGATGGTTCAATAGGAAAGAGACCAGAAGGGCATGGTAAGGGTTTACTGAACGGGGAACTAGAGGTTATCAAACAGACTAAAACTCACAGTCATCATTTGAACCATCACCAAGTCCACAGCTATGAGGCGAGACACATCCTCCTGCCTGCAGACTACGGTCACAACCATGGAGGACTCCAGACCTCCCTGGTTCTGGTGGCCCAGCCCAACCACGGAATAGACCGCGACTGTGGCACAAATAAGATCTCCTTCGTGCAGACTGAGAAAGGAGGCATCATCTTGGGGAAACCAGTGTCCAGATCTTCTTCCTTCACCTCCCTCTCTTCCTCAGATTTGGTTAAGTCAGTTGCTCCTCACACAGTCAtccagaccactctttcccacgAGGAGATGCCAGCCAATCTCTACTCCTCCACACAGCCACCTATCATTGGCTATATCACCAGTGCAAATCAGCATGGTGTCAGCTACCATGCGGCGCTGCCTCAGCACCTGGTCATCCCGAGCGGTCAGTCCCTTCTCATCCCAGTCAGCGGCACCAATAACGGCACAGAAATTGAAGTTAGTCGTACTGTTACTGCTACAAGCACCCCTCAGATCTCCACTGCCATGCCACATGCCTATCTGGCCACAGCTCTGTCCAAGTGTGAGGCTCTTGGGCCGGATGGAAACCAACAACCCCCTGCCGTCGCTCCGGCACCGCCAATGCCAGTTCTGCCCTCACACCCGGCTCCCGTGGTGGTGTCAACGCCCTCCCCGACCCCTGCTTCCGTCCCCAGTCCCACCCATGTTTCCATCCAAGCCTCCCACTCCGTCTCCCCTCCTTCTTCCCCTGTGGCGCTTCCTCCATTCTTCATGCGAGGCTCCATCATCCAGCTGGCCGATGGGGAGCTGAAGCGCGTGGAGGATCTGAAAACGGAGGACTTCATCCAGAGTGCTGAGATAAGCAGTGAGCTGAAGATTGACTCGAGCACTGTGGAGCGTATTGACAACGGGCAGAGTCCTAATGCTGTGGTCATACAGTTCTCTGTGGGAGAGCTCAAAGCCCAG GTGTGTGTGGAGGTGCTGTTGGAGTATCCCTTCTTTGTGTTTGGCCAGGGCTGGTCCTCCTGCTGCCCAGACCGGACCACCCAGCTGTTTGAGCTGTCGTGCGCTAAGCTGTGTGTGGGCGACGTGTGCGTGTCGCTGACCCTCCGCGGCCTGAGGACCACCTCACTAACGGAGGGCCAGGCTTTGGGCACCAAGCTGAAGACCGGGCCCCCCTCAGAGTCCTGTCACAATGCGGAGGCCACTGTAAGAAACAGTATGAGTCCAAACGCAGCGGGCAGAAACAGTGGCCTCCTCATGAAGGCTTCCAGTGCAGACAGGCTGGAGAGGGAGCAGGGACCAGGACCAGGGGAGGGGGTCTACGGAGCGGGACCAATGCTGGCAGTCTCTGGGAATGGAGAAGAGAGACAGGAATCAGTGAAAACAGACACGCCTGCTCTAACCAAAACACAATGTGGTGAGCAAGAGAGACCCACATCCCGCAAGAGACGCTGGTCAGCTCCAGAGCGAGACCAGACTGAGAGAGCCGAGGAGGAGCCCCCTCTGACTCTGCCCAAACCCTCCTTCATCCCTCACGAGGTTAAAATCAGCATAGAGGGACACTCCAGTACTGGCATTGAGAGGCGCTTGAGCAAAAGAATAGACTGCTGA